A single window of Haemorhous mexicanus isolate bHaeMex1 chromosome 28, bHaeMex1.pri, whole genome shotgun sequence DNA harbors:
- the CRHR1 gene encoding corticotropin-releasing factor receptor 1: protein MVPSLCPALLLLLQAFLLWDKPVAASIQEQYCESLPPVTNHTGPQCNASVDLIGTCWPRSAVGQLVARPCPEYFYGVRYNTTNNGYRECLANGSWAARVNYSQCQEILSEEKKSKLHYHIAVIINYLGHCVSLGALLMAFVLFMRLRSIRCLRNIIHWNLITAFILRNATWFVVQLTMNPEVHESNVVWCRLVTAAYNYFHVTNFFWMFGEGCYLHTAIVLTYSTDKLRKWMFICIGWCIPFPIIVAWAIGKLYYDNEKCWFGKRAGVYTDYIYQGPMILVLLINFIFLFNIVRILMTKLRASTTSETIQYRKAVKATLVLLPLLGITYMLFFVNPGEDEISRIVFIYFNSFLESFQGFFVSVFYCFLNSEVRSAVRKRWHRWQDKHSIRARVARAMSIPTSPTRVSFHSIKQSTAV, encoded by the exons aTGGTGCCCAGCCTAtgtcctgccctcctcctcctcctgcag GCATTTCTCCTCTGGGACAAACCAGTTGCAGCCTCCATCCAGGAGCAGTACTGCGAGAGCCTGCCGCCTGTCACCAACCACACTG GTCCCCAGTGCAACGCCTCGGTGGACCTGATTGGCACATGCTGGCCCCGGAGCGCGGTGGGACAGCTGGTGGCTCGGCCCTGCCCCGAGTACTTCTATGGCGTGCGGTACAACACCACCA ATAACGGGTACAGGGAATGCCTTGCAAATGGGAGCTGGGCAGCACGTGTCAACTACTCCCAGTGCCAGGAGATCCTCAGTGAAGAG AAGAAGAGCAAGCTGCACTACCACATCGCTGTCATCATCAACTACCTGGGCCACTGTGTTTCGCTGGGGGCCCTCCTCATGGCCTTTGTCCTCTTCATGCGCCTGCG GAGCATCCGGTGCCTGAGAAACATCATCCACTGGAACCTGATCACAGCCTTCATCCTACGCAATGCCACGTGGTTCGTGGTGCAGCTCACCATGAACCCAGAGGTGCACGAGAGCAACGTG GTTTGGTGCCGCTTGGTCACTGCTGCCTACAATTACTTCCATGTCACCAACTTTTTCTGGATGTTCGGCGAGGGTTGCTACCTGCACACGGCCATCGTGCTCACGTACTCCACAGACAAGCTTCGCAAGTGGATGTTCATCTGCATCGGCTGGT GTATCCCCTTTCCCATCATCGTTGCCTGGGCCATTGGGAAGCTCTACTACGACAATGAGAA GTGCTGGTTTGGGAAGCGAGCAGGTGTTTATACTGACTACATTTACCAAGGCCCCATGATCCTGGTGCTTCTG ATCAACTTCATCTTTCTATTCAACATTGTCCGAATCCTTATGACGAAGCTCCGAGCTTCAACCACGTCAGAGACAATCCAGTACAG GAAAGCAGTCAAGGCCacactggtgctgctgcccttgcTGGGGATCACCTACATGCTGTTCTTTGTCAACCCCGGGGAGGATGAGATCTCCAGAATAGTCTTCATCTACTTCAACTCCTTTCTGGAGTCTTTCCAG GGCTTCTTCGTCTCTGTCTTCTACTGCTTCCTGAACAGTGAG GTGCGATCGGCCGTACGGAAGCGCTGGCACCGGTGGCAGGACAAGCACTCCATCCGTGCCCGTGTGGCAAGGGCCATGTCCATCCCCACCTCCCCCACCCGTGTCAGTTTCCACAGCATCAAGCAATCCACAGCTGTCTGA